The genomic segment GTaatacaaaacaacatttcTTTAAAATCTCCTCAGTGAAACGCAAACCTACAAATATAGTTAGTAGATTTTTGTGCTGCTCTATGAGTTGATTGAGTTGGTTTTCAAACTTCATCCTGCATGAAGAAAACATGTACGattataaatatacaaatataaaaataaacaacagcTACAGGTCGGGTGGTTATAATAAGTTTTACTTGAAAGTCAACGTCAACATAAGTTCAATGGCTCAATCGGGGTGAGACAGAATAGTCACATCTATCTGCAGTGAGACTTTCTGAATCACAAATAATGTGCTCTAGTTACCGCAGCTTTCTGTGCTTCAACTTTAATTCCTGGATCTGGCATCTGTACTGTTCTAACGTCTCCTCGCTTTGCCTGTTGAGCTGCAATTGTCTGCAAACAGACACTTCACACATCAGAAATGTATAGGGTATGGAGGGTTATTCAAGCATGCTATGCACCAAGAAGTTAGCATAAAGTTGATATTCACCTACCATGCATTTTATTGTGTATGGGCAtagtataaaaaaatatatagatatatatttattttttctgtagacatcattttatttcataatCTAGACGTAATAACCACACATTTAGAGATATTGTTTACTGGGACCCGACGAAATGACTTAAGATTCTTAACTGAATACTTAACTAGCTATCTCATAAGTTGTGCCCTACATGGCTACATGTTTCTGTAATTTACTGCCATCTAGCGTTTCACATCATAAACACACAATCCATGAGTTGGGTTCTTTCGCCGAATGCACACACGCCTTATTTATTTGCCATTTTCGTAGACTGCTGCCAATCTCACCTAGCGGATTCCTGCTCTGACTCTCTGCATTGGAACTGCAGAACCCTGCATGACTCTTTAACAAAACATgattacaaaaccatttataatAAACTCTTTTTTAATTTCGGGTGTCATAAATATGCAGGAATTAAGAGGATCCTTTTCATTTCACAAAATAGGCATTGCATATATGAGAAGGATGCATACGGAACACCTTTTTTGTCTCGGTGCGTAGCTTTGAGTTGGTAAGCTTCAGTTCGTACTGTAATGAAAATAAAACCCATTTTCAACAGTGGCTAACTTTAACAGCAGTCTTCATATATAATGTCTGAAGGGTCTCAAAAAGAAAGTATCTCACAATTCGCCAGTTCTTCTAACAAGGCATCATGAACTGAGAGGGATTCGGCGACGTCTCCGTCAAGGACCAGTTTTTCTGCTCAGATAAGTATACAGTATAAAGAACTTAACAAGGATTTTAACTTTCAACACACATCAAATCAGAACGGTCCTGGAGGGTTGTTGCGCCCAGCCAGGATGGAGATATAATCATATCTCATTAGATCTCCGCTCATCATATTCTGTAATTCTCTTGAAGAGAAAAACAGGTAAGGATGTACCTCACCAATGATACCGTAGCAACGATGTCAGAACTGAAGTCACCCTCGGGTAACACTATCTACATCATGGTGctactatttaattaaaaaaatatatatatagaattatCCTGTTTACAGCAATGCAAAACATGACGTATAACTGTGGAATAAATATTACTGAAATTATTGATGAATTACTTTTAAACATTTTCAAATGTTACCCAAAAGGCTTTGCGAGCAAAAAGTGTCGTTGGCATTGGTTGGCTGCGCCCTGCCTTAAAACAACTCAAAATTATACTAGCTAAAAACGCCTGGTTATgaggtaaaaaaatatacagcACAATGATGTAGTAATGTTTAATTGCTGGATGTTAACTTTGGCTGAAATGATACGCtcctctgtgtgtatttgtaaaaaaaagcaTACGGGAGAAGATATGACAAACATCCTGGAAAGGACACTGACGAGGTTGACGCATATAGGCTGAAAGAGGGTCATGAATTGTGGCGTTTTCCCGGTCTACCCCAACGCTATTTCCGTTATCCTGCTTCCTATGTGTATACACGTAAAGAGTCACCGGAGGGAGAAGAAATAGAACCGGACCGgataaagaacaacaacaagaatAATATACATGGAGATTTTTTTAGAAGTATTTCCAATAGCAATGTCAGAAACAACCCAGACGGATATAGATCTTTCAgaagtcctctctctctctctctcgcttcacGCCGCTTAAACCATGtgactgaaagtcccgccccttTATACCCCTAGTAACGCGTACCGTCGTTAGATCGTTTTATCACTTTTATTAAGAGACGTGGTTGATTTATAAACAAACGACGAGTTTTCGTTAATATCCAATACAGGGACACACGCTTAAAAGAAGGATAAAGTTGAACGAGCATGTCTTGCTGTATTGTATAATGTGTCTTATTGCCTAGTTTAATACCAAGGCGAGGTGCCTCTGCCATACCCTCCTGATGTTTTCTCAGCTTGACCATCAGCTGTTCAAATTTGAGTTCTTCCATATCTCTGCGTCCTTTGTAAACTATGGAAAAACTGAATTAGTACTCAAAgggaaaatggtatcaataaaATCACTTGGGGGGGCGTAATGCTAATTGAAACGCATTATAAAACGACGAcgttattatttaatttatctagTAACATTATGTTacttattaaaatatatatccaTTACGTTTAACAATAAAAACAGGTCGGACTTACCAAAGATACTAGTTATCGCACCGATTATCGAAGAAACGTGCTTCGGGACAGAGTGTTTTTGAAATCTTTAAACggtaaacatttaaaaaatgagtCCTCAAATTTGCTCGTGTCACGTGTGGGGTCAGCTGGCGCCAAAGAACCACGCCATGACGTCACCTTTCAGTTGACGCTGATCAAGGACCGACGAATACTCGAAGTAACTGTTCCTAGGCATGTTTATAGACGTTGGGCAATCGTGTAAAAGGCAAAGGcaaaagccttttttttttttattattattattattattattattactagcaATAATAGACCTATATAAACCTTATAAAAACGTAAGTCACGCAAAGAAACAGATGCACACGTTAACATATTCTAATGTTtcagcaaaaaaagaaaaccaaaaagagCATACATGAGACGTATGATTGTTTGTCTTTTAATGTAAAGCAAACAGCATTGTAGAGGAATACAATTTTAGTTCTGTTGCAAATATACAGACCCTACCAAGCTCCAAAGTACTATACACGTCAAAGCACTAAGAAGTTGTATATACACACGATTGGAAACACAAGTTAAAAATATACAGGCCTCTCAGCAATAATTCTCAAATACGATTCCCCTTCCAAAATAATCATAAATGTGCATTAGCACGTGCAAATATGATGAAAGGTTCATGCAACAGCTAGAAAAAACCCAAgactttttaaaataaatctttattaTACCATTCATGTTAAGAATTAAGCATACTTATTCTCAATGATCAATATCTTTTAGCCATTCAATTTTAAGTATTGACATGCTTAACTCCACAGGTCGTAAAATGACCTAACATTTGTAGAAACAAACTCTTCAAAATTGGGCAATTAGTTTCATTTTGCTGAGGTTATTCTTCCAGTGAATATCTCTTTCTTCTATCTCAATAAATAGTTGTTAAGAGTAATTCCAACATATCCCTCAATTAGGTTTTTGAATTGACAAGTGACCTATATATGCACTAGGCTGGTATTAATATCAATACTTCCAATATTTCACATTACTTGTAAGGGAAAATTACAGCACTCCATTTTACTATACAATTTAACACCAAATAAGTTAGCAAGGAAGAGcaaacaatatattaaaaataatttatAAAAACAGCCTagtctaattatatttaaagGAATGAACTTTCGAGCGACACACTTCTCTTCTCTGGAAGGACATGTGTACTGTGACAAAATGTTTGTGAATGAAGACATCAAAAACTAAACTTCCTCCTTTAACTTCCAGATGAGTTCTGTCTCTTTACTAGGTGAAGACAAGTTGCGGTCTCAGAATGCAAGCTGCCAAGCACCATAAGCCTTGAGACTCATTCAGCAGAAAACCGTGTTAGGGACATTGGCATCATATAGTTACACAGTTGGACTATTTACAGCTACCTAACAAGCAGACTAGGAAAGGCAAGCCCCGGGAGAATCGAGACAATCAGAACACAATTTCAGATGTGTTTAACATTGCCATGCACTAACTTTACCTTAACGGGATTAATTTGGGAAGATGTATCTTTAGCAATAGCTCCTTTCCAGTCAAGGCTAGTGTGCATGGGATTCTCTCCAACTGCAGTgccacacacattatatatacacacacacatatacagggtgtgtgtgtgtgtgtgtgtgtgtgtgtgtgtgtgtgtgtgtgtgtgtgtgtgtgtgtgtgtgtgtgtgtgtgtgtgtgtgtgtgtgtgtgtgtgtgtgtgtatcgaaGTTCCCTAGTTGTATTAATAAAACAGGAGACAGCTAGTGGTACAGCAGGTATCATAGTGGCCTGTTACATTTGTCAGGTATTACTGCTTTTACATCTGCATTCATAAAAGGCTGCATCAGCCCAATATATCAGCTTCAAGGAGTGAAAATAAATGTGGAGAAAACCGACAAAACATACAACAAACCGGTGTTAAAGAGATCGGGCATAATAGCGTCATTCACTGTTGCGGAAACCCACTTTCCCACTTCCTTCAGATATTCCCACTAATTGGGCACTCTCAATCACGGGAGCGTCCCACGATAGCCAGGATGTAGAGGAAGATGTTGATGATGTCTGTGTAAAGGTTGAGGGCTGCGAAAATGTACTCCTCTGGGCTCAGAGCCATCTTCTTATTACCTAGAAGCAGCTGGGTGTCCACAGCCAGGAACTGCGGCAGAAAATGTTATGTTAGTGAAAGTGGAAGAGATCTTTTATGTATCCAAAACCGTTGAAAAAAAAACCAGAGACATGAAATGACATTGtattactgtgcgttcacaccaaacgcgacggggcgacaggatcccatacaaagtgaacgtatagacgcgtatcgtgCGAATTCTTTGCGAGAGAAAAccgttttgatttgtcgcgccacactttcgccgtgcacagtcAAGCaagttcacgaggatttgtggcgcaacaaattcgctcgagttgaaatatttcaactttgacgcgaatttcgcgtgatgacagccaatcagcgttcaacaccgtggccactgagtcacatgtgtaacgtaacagccaatcagcgttcaaccgtcaaactcagtgcagtgcagtccggggtgactgcagcatggaggagaaagtcaatgttgccgtttgcgactcccggagctctatatataatataatagtatataatataatatttgtatacataatatcacggccaaaagctctgtgcgcctccggatggccgtagcgcggggagctctcatagggattgggcttctcggggtttgtttaccggcgttgctatgtttccggtcttgtgtgttccaacggtttattaggtaggcctatctaaaaaatctctgtctattcaatacttcattcactgcctcttccgtggtcattacaatattatgaatatactgcgtcgggtcctccgacatctctccctcttccacaaaaggttaAGActtgcaatggtggttatcttgttgtggcgcgacaaattcgacaaaacttgcacagcgacagattttgatgtgtggcgcgacaaaacttcagcgacaacgcgaacgggcgacaaatTTCGCGTTTGGTTTGAACGCACAGTTAGGGTTTCAGCTCCCTTGAAACACAGTGAAGCACTGGTGGTTAACGCAGCACCATAAATGAGTAGGACACTCACGCAGGTGAACAGAAGGGCCCCCAAGGATGCATAGACGATGTCAAGGATCCTGTTGCGAATGAAGAtgcagaggaaggagaagaccaGCAGAACTATCAGGCAGACAAAGAGCACGCCGCGGCAGGAAGTGAAGTCATACTTGCTCTGTGGTGGGGAAAGGgttagagaagagagagaaaaacagaatgTCTTTAGTTAAGAGTTAGCCCGGATTAGGGGGCAAAGATGGCTACTAACAGATCCAAATTAACATGTTTTCCAAAAGTTTGCGTGAGTGAATGACTCTGTGAACAGAGAATGATTTGGAGACTTCTCTGCAGCTTCTGCTAGTTTGGTTGCATCAAAATCACACGCAACTTTTAACATTAAACTGTTAAACATAGATTGCATCTTAATTAACAGAactataaaataaatcaatgaccCCATCCTTGTAGCTTCGGATCCTATCTTTACATGGCTCTTTGTCTACTGACCTGCAGTGAGAAGACGACAACCGTGAAGCAGACCACAGCAGTGATGCCCACAGCCATGATGACGGTGTCCGTGTTGTAGAAGCTTGCGATCATGCCCACCATGTACGACAGGCTAAGGGTCAAGATGGACtgaaaaagagaaggagaatgTCAGGAACAAAACGCGTTCTTAAGTTCTTTATGCAAAAATGTATAGACCTGTATTAGAGGTTTAAAGCAAAAGGACAATCATTTTTTGATCCTACATTTACATCAGCAATTCGTTAAGAACCCTGCTCTAACAAagccatatacacacacaggcttccACAGAGTCAGGGACCTACCAGCGCGACCAGGTTCCAGGGGTGCTTGCGGCGGAAGTCTCCGCAGCAGCTGAGCACGATGAGAGACACGACGAAAACGGCGTACGACGCATAGTACGTCCAGGGGTTGTGGCGAACAAACAGCTTAGCTTCGTCGACGAAGGTAAATACGGCCACAAAGGAGAATGTGACCGTCAGCTGCACTGTGAGGACCATAAAGACCTGgcagagatggagacagggggAACCAGCAGGATTAAAGGCAGGTTCTGAAGCGCTTCCCTTCACTGCATATGTGCATTTGCATGATTTAACGAGGGCAGCATGTTAGTAATTAATCACAAGTGATCACTTTGATAGGGAATTGGCTTGCGGCTCATAAGAGAAAAATGGCAATCATTATCATACCTTGCGGATGAAAGCTTGACGGATGGTCTTGTCCTCAAAGCCAGAGTTGGTGAAGTCTTCATTGTCGTAGTATGATGGAGGCACATCCCCGTAGACAGGGACTCCCATTGGTCCTGAAGACAAAGAGCAAAACCAATAGCAGATAAatcaaaatgtacacacacacacacacacacacacacacacacacacacacacacacacacacacacacacacacacacacacacacacacacacacacacacacacacacacacacacacacacggaaagtTATTTTTAAGTTACAAGTTAAGTTTTGAATACATTTCCCGGCAGGACGGGTGCTATTTACCCCGTGATAAATCTGGCGCTATTACAGAGGACGGATCTTCCCCAAATAAGCACAGACATGATAAAAATAGTTATGTTATTACATATttttcagaaaaacaaaacaaaaaaatatctaaataCTGAATTGAGCATAACAATAATGTTTTCTTAACCATTGCCTTGTTTTAGGAGATATTTTTCGAGAAAATACCTgttatctaataataataataataataataataataattcattatatttatgtagcgcttttcaatgacccaaagacgcttacagaagggggggacctaactcaccaccaccagtgtgtagcacccacttgggtgatgcacggcagccaatctgcggcTGAACGCCCACCaaacaccagcttgaggtggagagtgagggaattgatgagtcagccaattgtacaggaggattattaggggggccagattgaatgagcctggttgggccaggacaccggggaaacccctactctttgcgataagtgtcctgggatcttttatgaccagtgagtcaggacctcttCTTGTCGACAATATCTAACCAAATTGTCGACAAGAAGACCTACGGAAGGCCGTCTACTTACCACCCGAGTGAGTTAGCGGCTGTTGGGGGCTGTTCTGGTACGGTAGGGAAGAGCCCTCTGCGTAGGGCACCTGGGCATCTGGGACAAACCCAGGGCCTGGCTGTGGGTAGCCTTGTGGCGCGTAGCCGGCCTGTGGGTAACCAGGCTGCCCGTAGCCGGGCTGTGGGTAATCAGGCTGCCCGTAGCCGGCCTGTGGGTAACCAGGCTGCCCCTGGACGGGGTATCCCAGCTGCCCAGCTGCTGGAGGAAAGGCTCCGGTAGTTGCGTGGTTGTAATTGGGAGGGGGCATGCCGAAGCCAGGCTGGGGGGGCCCGTAGACTTCGTTGTGGAGTGGGTTGGTCTCCCCCATGCCGGGGTAGCCACTCTTATCCTGGGACATGATGTAGTGGTACGCTAACTTGTCTCGGGCTGGTTATCTGTGCGAACGAGGAAAGATAGGGCACAGGAGGGATTAGGGGCTTTTTATTCTTTGTTACAAAACAACCAGTCTCTCCACACCTTGCGCTGTGGCTGCAAATTAGAAGAAACTATATACAGTCGTTACTGATTCGTTACCAAACTGTTTTACTATTTAATAAGACCAGAAAATAACCATCTATTGGATTACCAAATAACCAAACAGATGATTTTCTCTacttaaaatgtaataaataacaataataaataacaaagaTCTTCATATACTTCAAGCACACATTTACACAGCTAAAGATGAAATGCCTCCATTTAATAGGAGATGGATTTATTTTGCTCTTTAGCCATTTCTAACCTTGAATGAAAACAGTGAGCCGTTAtcgaaagataaaaaaaaatgaatgcataCATTCTACCACCACACATGTATCTCATCTTCCACTTATACAAATATAAACCCTTTCTGACAAGCACTACAGGACAGTGTAGTAAAAGGAAGACCTAAATGAACTCTGACAGGTTGCCATGGGGCCAGATTGTGCTTAGTTAACCAAATGCATTATTGATTTGCCTCGTTTTTCTGGTCATACAGTCATAAGATCACTTGGCCACTAGCGTCCTACTGGGCTTCCCCTTACAAAGATGAACAAATTAATTGTAATCTGAGTGAGCTTTCAAAACAGGAACCAGCTGTGCACGTCGAAAGGCATGGGCTTGTTGATATGTTGCTGGTGTTCTTCTGATGTATGGTAAGGGAGTCTGTCTGAACCAATTCTCCAAGATACTCTTACTTTTTATATTTGGATACATAAGGCTCCCAAGGAACTCCTTATCTGGTGGTAAAATGGTGGagaacacacagccacatgtgAGGCttcaaagtgcttcagaaatGGGTCACGTCACAGATGCGCACTCATGTTTTGATGCAGTTAGCAGGTggtagagaaggagagcgaaTCACTACATATAATCACTGAAGCTCAAATGAAGAGCTGAAGCAAACAGAATGACTGGTTTATGATGGTTTGCCAAATGATATGAAAACTTCACTGAGTGAATCAATTTATCAGCATTGATGGGTGCTAAATCGACAGGCTGAAGTGCAGAAAACCGCCATACAAGGATGATTATGTCACTACAGATTGAAATAGCACTTTTACCGCTCTCATGCTCTGCTTTAGTAGGTCACACTGAATGAAAGTGTAATGATTATGTAACAATCCTCTAAATCTGCAATGGGTGAACGGATCCAAAATAGGTCTCTATTAAACCATCTCTCCCATGGAAATCACCATGACAAAACAGCTAAGGATGATAACTGGCCAGCACAGCAGCACTAGTCCCAAATAGTCAGACTCAGCAGCATATACACTTTATCTTTATCGGTTCTCAAAAACATCAGATAGGTCCTCTGAGGAGACAGAACCCTTCCTGCTATCCTAGCAACAATAGTTTAACAAGGAGGAACTCTGCACAAGCAGTACAGCAACAATTTTGCCCTTTGTCGAGATCATGTATTTCTCCATCAAAGGATCGGTCAGGGATATTCATTTGCAAAGTTCAAGATGTGGGAAATGTCTAAAGTGTTTAAAGCCTAGAGAGCCTAACTGTATGTTCAAACCAAAAGCTCGAAAGTGTTTAGAGCGATAAACGCCCATTCACTTTTTATTAGACGTGCGCGATAAAGCGATAGGAGCGGAACACTTGAGCgatagctttaaagctgtaaatgagagttgaaaacagctcTAGCTGTTTTAAAAATGAGCTAGTAGCATTCTACTGGCTGTAGCCTAATGGTATCTAACCTTCTTTGCTGCTGTTGCATCAGTGCCCTCTTAATCTCTAGccatttatttggatatataaATAAGTGACAAAGCGAAAGTAAGTTGATCATTTCTCTACAAGGCCTGGATTCATCTTATCTATTTCCCACATGCACCAGTCTGTGATCAGCCCCTGAGACTAAAGGGGCcgattaaccctaaccctatgagtGAATCAGGTGACTTTAAAACCATGTGAGCAACAGAAAATAATTAGACTCTTGATTGTCATGGTAGCAAGGTTTGAAGATGAGCAACTTCAACCCACtgtcagacacagagagaatatCATTTGCGTGATCTCAACAGTAAGGGGTCCACTTTTGGAAGCAATAGTAATAATGCTGCTTCAAACACTTAAGATGTCATCATTTCTCTACATTGCCCAGAATTACCCACACTACCCCTTTTCAACAACATGAGGCAACATTCTGtaaattatatacatataaatgtgAATCAAAAGCATTAGAGCGACTATAACAATGTATAACAGGCttgattattaatattaatttattaattctGTGAGCTAGGTGAACACTTGGGGTAGAAAATTCGACAGTCCCTTTGTGACAATGGTCGGGGGTTTTAGATAGCTGGTGACACCGCTGGGAGAGGTAGCCTGGCAAAGCTAACTTTAGCTTACCCATTGGTGCATTCTATAACACTCAATGGCAGTTTTTCCGTGCTGGATTTCGATCCTCCTTCAACCCCTTGCTTTCGGGGGAAAAACACAAAGTCTACCAGGCTTTAAGTTTGAGCCTTGTTCCTACTAGGAAGAAGGCAAAAATGTATGTCTTTCTAGCCATAGGAGGatcaaaaaaatgtaatatgcaGAGTTCAGTTGCTGCTACAGCGATTTGAAGAAATACACTCCAAATTAATCCCATAGTAACTTTGTCTCTGTGTGACATAGTAGCATCTAGATAAATCAAGTTCAGCCACAGCAAAGTGAAAtatacaaacaataaaacacGACCTTCGCTGCGTTGTGCATCACCAATAGCAATTTATATGTTTAGGCTGTAATATTCCTTCAATGGTTGACTTGCTAAAGCTATATGCCCTAATTGTATACACTAGTTGCAAAACCCACTCAGTCAGGTCAGGAGATAAATCACAACAGCTCAGCCTCCTCATATTTtgacaacatttattttttcctctgaATACAGTGAGCGCCTAGTCGGTGGACACTATAACATATACTATGATAACAATCATATAAAATAGACATGCATACTTAAAGAGAGACATCTCATGGTTGATACCAAAATTAAACCCTTTGGCAGTGTTTTCACTTCTATAGTAGAAGCACATCGATGCCGCCATTGCCAGAGATTGAACTGCAGTCACAGCCAATATTTATCACAAAAATGGCTCACATACAAAATCATTTGAATAGATAATAGCTCCCAATTTTTTCGAGAAAGTCTCTGTGCTGCTTATGGGTGGGACAACCAAATAGGCTTTATAAACAAGAACAACAATGTCAAAACAGGCATCCAAGCTATCACTAGTGTCTGGACATACTGCCTCAGAACTGTAACCAAAAACTCCTGATTTGGCTTGGGAAAGCAATCTCTAGAAAAGAAGAGCAGAAAAAACAGCATGTGTCATAGCTTGTCCCTTTCCTCACTAGATGTGAAGAGCTGGACATGAGCTGATTGGAATCCATTGCTCAATACATTGATGCCTTTATACAAGACCGTAGTAAAAGGTCAAGGTGGTTTTAAGGCTGCGTGCGTTGTTGTTATTCTAATGTCACAGGACCAAGAGCTTTTAGTTGGCTGGTGTTTTTGTTGCAACGCTATGTTTTAAATGCAAATATTGTCTATTTCTACTCCTTCTGGCTAAGCCTTCTACACAACATGTTAGCAGAGACATCTCTGCTTCGCCCAGAAGACTTGTTCTTGATCCTCAATGCCACCTTAATTTATTATAAAGCAAGAAGTAATTCACAGACTCTGTATCATCAGACTCTGTATAAGCAACAGTATTATAAACATAGGTCAAATGTGAAAGAACATAACACCCTCCATGTGATTATTAAATAATCAGATATGTATAGAATATCAAATGGATACTAAGGGGCATCTCTCTGGTCGTAGCATTGGACCAATCTTAACATGGGGCCTTAGAACATGGTACTCTTAACTGTTTTTGGCCAGCGActgcggcagtccggcagaacCCAGACCCCGTGCTGGCAGGTCAGCAGCCATGTCCCAACGACGAGACAGCCCGTCTCAGCCCACAGGCGgccacaacaaaaaaacaagttaGCTAGGATCACCTTACCACAGCGCGCAGTACAAAGATACAGGATCACCATGGCTTGGTTACTAGCGTATGTGCAGTATCCACATTGGTTTCAGCTTATTGACAGCCGAAACATTCAGTCTAGTAAAGAGATCTTTCAATTCATTAGTGAAGAATATATCAGTATAGCAGAGCCAGATGGAATGGATAGATTACACTAGGCagactttatttttttggggggggggtccactacACTCACGTTATGATATATTGTAAACAAGGAACAAACAAGTGACATAACTATTATTATATAATGCTCATGAATGTCGTAAGGTTCAACATGACATTTTTCTATATGATACAATCAATTGATATGCATTTTTACTTATGATTTGAAGGTTTCTTTACTTATTCGGTGATTCGATAAATTTAAATCATGCTTAAATCATGCTACATTTGCAGTGTGGTCAGTTAAACTGCAACCCTTTTTTTGAATAGCACACAAAAAAGGCCCATAATAAACTGTTGCCTAACCAGGTCCCCGTCCATTCTAGCACACCTGCTAGGCCTCTGCGGAGAGATATATCTGGACTGGTTAACATCAATATCCGGCCTGATATATTTCGAAACAGAAACAACAGCGAGTGAGACAGAAAATGGATGCACAAATACATTTGGCAAAAGATATGGGTCTTGTTATGATTGATATTGAGCCCCCCATACCGCACCCCAGCCACCCAGGGACGGACCGACGCTAGCAATTCGCTCGGTAGACAAGAACAAAGACATAGATGCCCAATTGACTTTTTGAAACGTTGTGTCAGTACTAGCATACAGATAATAGCTAATTCTTCCAACAAATTTGTTATATATCACCTTCTATTTTGCTAAATAGCTTGATAACTCATTGACAGGCAACCCCGTTATGCGTTGCTAACCAACCCAGTGTGAAGCCCAACGGCGTCGCCAGTGTCGCAAAGAAGCTTGTTTTATAACGAGTCATTCCCTTCAGCAATCATTCTATAAAACAAGGTGTTTACTCATAAACAACCGAGATGCTTACCGTTTACTTCCGCAGTTCGTCGACCGTGCCAATTTCTTATaaacacatatatttattaataaagtatCCGCCGAAATATGG from the Gadus morhua chromosome 22, gadMor3.0, whole genome shotgun sequence genome contains:
- the si:ch211-199g17.9 gene encoding synaptonemal complex central element protein 1 isoform X2, with protein sequence MEELKFEQLMVKLRKHQEEKLVLDGDVAESLSVHDALLEELANLRTEAYQLKATHRDKKESCRVLQFQCRESEQESARQLQLNRQSEETLEQYRCQIQELKLKHRKLRMKFENQLNQLIEQHKNLLTIFTPERLPSEIESAQNSKCQLLATEILKVAQLNILEEEV
- the si:ch211-199g17.9 gene encoding synaptonemal complex central element protein 1 isoform X1 translates to MEELKFEQLMVKLRKHQEEKLVLDGDVAESLSVHDALLEELANLRTEAYQLKATHRDKKESCRVLQFQCRESEQESARQLQLNRQSEETLEQYRCQIQELKLKHRKLRMKFENQLNQLIEQHKNLLTIFTPERLPSEIESAQNSKCQLLATGCGARPGRRCHHVSRELLNKV
- the grinaa gene encoding glutamate receptor, ionotropic, N-methyl D-aspartate-associated protein 1a (glutamate binding), which produces MSQDKSGYPGMGETNPLHNEVYGPPQPGFGMPPPNYNHATTGAFPPAAGQLGYPVQGQPGYPQAGYGQPDYPQPGYGQPGYPQAGYAPQGYPQPGPGFVPDAQVPYAEGSSLPYQNSPQQPLTHSGGPMGVPVYGDVPPSYYDNEDFTNSGFEDKTIRQAFIRKVFMVLTVQLTVTFSFVAVFTFVDEAKLFVRHNPWTYYASYAVFVVSLIVLSCCGDFRRKHPWNLVALSILTLSLSYMVGMIASFYNTDTVIMAVGITAVVCFTVVVFSLQSKYDFTSCRGVLFVCLIVLLVFSFLCIFIRNRILDIVYASLGALLFTCFLAVDTQLLLGNKKMALSPEEYIFAALNLYTDIINIFLYILAIVGRSRD